In one window of Streptomyces roseofulvus DNA:
- the atpE gene encoding ATP synthase F0 subunit C yields the protein MSALQTLAAVEGNVAAIGYGLAAIGPGVGVGIIFGNGTQALARQPEAAGLIRTNQIMGFAFCEALALIGIVMGFVY from the coding sequence ATGTCCGCTCTCCAGACCCTTGCTGCTGTCGAAGGCAACGTCGCCGCCATCGGTTACGGCCTCGCCGCGATCGGCCCCGGCGTCGGCGTCGGCATCATCTTCGGTAACGGCACCCAGGCCCTCGCCCGCCAGCCCGAGGCGGCCGGCCTGATCCGCACCAACCAGATCATGGGTTTCGCCTTCTGTGAGGCGCTCGCCCTCATCGGCATCGTCATGGGCTTCGTCTACTAA
- the atpB gene encoding F0F1 ATP synthase subunit A, with product MSADQTLAFDPDCHIFTGCGFPAPGLHTFIYEPIATWGSFELTKPMLLAVLSSVVVVGFFWAAFRKPKLVPGKMQMVGEAGYDFVRRGIVYEIIGKKDGEKYVPFMVSMFFLVWMMNLWSIIPLAQFPVTSLIAFPAALALIVYVLWVTLTFKKHGFVGGWKNIVGWDKSLGPILPLVVVLEFFSNLIIRPFTHAVRLFANMFAGHLLIVMFSLASWYLLNGIGVVYAGTSFVMVLVMTAFELFIQAVQAYVFVLLACSYVQGALSEHH from the coding sequence GTGAGTGCTGACCAGACGCTTGCCTTCGACCCGGATTGCCACATCTTCACCGGATGTGGCTTCCCGGCTCCGGGCCTGCACACGTTCATCTACGAGCCGATCGCGACGTGGGGCAGCTTCGAGCTGACCAAGCCCATGCTGCTCGCGGTCCTGAGCTCGGTCGTGGTGGTCGGTTTCTTCTGGGCGGCCTTCCGCAAGCCGAAGCTGGTCCCCGGCAAGATGCAGATGGTCGGCGAGGCCGGTTACGACTTCGTGCGCCGCGGCATCGTCTACGAGATCATCGGCAAGAAGGACGGCGAGAAGTACGTCCCCTTCATGGTCTCGATGTTCTTCCTCGTCTGGATGATGAACCTCTGGTCGATCATCCCGCTCGCCCAGTTCCCGGTCACCTCGCTGATCGCCTTCCCGGCGGCCCTCGCGCTGATCGTCTACGTGCTCTGGGTGACGCTGACCTTCAAGAAGCACGGCTTCGTCGGCGGCTGGAAGAACATCGTCGGCTGGGACAAGTCGCTCGGCCCGATCCTGCCGCTGGTCGTCGTCCTCGAGTTCTTCTCGAACCTGATCATCCGGCCCTTCACGCACGCGGTCCGACTGTTCGCGAACATGTTCGCCGGTCACCTGCTGATCGTGATGTTCTCGCTGGCCTCCTGGTACCTGCTCAACGGCATCGGCGTCGTCTACGCGGGCACGTCCTTCGTGATGGTCCTCGTGATGACCGCCTTCGAGCTCTTCATCCAGGCCGTCCAGGCGTACGTCTTCGTCCTCCTGGCCTGCAGCTACGTCCAGGGCGCGCTCTCCGAGCACCACTGA